The genome window CCATACTACCTTTACACCGGCAGTGAGCTGGGGCTTGGTAGCGGCAAGTCCGCCGTTTTGGCCCGAGTTCTCAACAGTCAGGATTATTCGGGTGTCAGTGGCGTTACGGCAACGGCCTCCAGCAGCTTTCATCCTCAGTCACCGTATATGGTTGAGTATTTGAATTCCACGACCTTCACCGGTTCTGCCACTGACGAGAGTGGCATCTTCCGGGTGCGCAACATCGATGCGAACGACTATGTCACCCTGACCGCGACCAGAAGTGGCTGGTTCTTCACCACGCCAAGCTTTCTCGTTCCTGGAGGTGCTGTAGTCGAACTGGGCATTATTGGTTCTCCGCCTCCGTCGCCCGCAATCTCTACTGTTTCTCCGAGCAAGGCGAAGGCCGGGACCCAAGTAACGATTTCCGGTAATAACTTTGGTGCCACTCCGACGGACAATGTCGTGAAGTTCAACGGCGTTACCGCCGGCATCATCAGTGTTACTGCCAGCTCACAGATTCTGGTCACCGTTCCTCAAGGTGCGACCACCGGCCGGGTAACCGTTACCACCGTCGGCGGTACGGCGACCAGCGCGGAAAACTTCACCCTGCAGAACACCCTGTCCGTGAATGTGGCCGGCACCGGCAGCGGTACGGTCAACAGCATTACCGAGGGGCTGGCCTTTGTCTGTTCCAGCGGGACCTGTAGTTCCGATTTCGATTCCAGTTCTTCGCTCGTCCTTGCCGCTACCCCCGGCAACGGGTCACTCTTCACCGGCTGGTCCGGCGCCTGTGCCGGAACCGGCAATTGTTCGGTGACGCTCGGTACCGATAAATCAGCAACAGCGACATTTGACATTGTCCCGAATGTTCAGATGGGAACGGTTTATTTCGGCTCGATTAGTGATGCCTATGTGGCTGCCGTCACCGGCGCCACGATCAAGGCCAAGGCGATGGCCTTTACGGCCCTTGATCTGAACCGGGATATTGCAGTAACCTTGTCGGGGGGGTATGATCCGTCCCTCAATTCTGTGACTGGCTATACAACGATCGGCGGACTGACGGTGTGGCTCGGCAGCGTAACACTCAGTAATGTAGCGGTTCAGTAACCTGTGTGTTACGTGTTACAAAATTATAATTTGCGGTTCACCTCGCGAATTGTGTAAAGTGTGGTATATCAAGTTTTTACAGCTCACCTTCCGCTCACGATTGCTTCGTGTGCAAGGAGAACTAGCATGAATTCTCAGCGCAACAGGTACACAAAGAGGTTTGGGGGAATGATTCTCCTGGCGGTCGGGGTACTGGTTGCCATGCCCATGGATCAAGATGCAGAAGCAGTCGTGAGTAAGGCGTTTGTTACGGTTGGTCTCACTCCGTCGTTTACGGGGGTAGGCTCGATATCATTCTTGCTCGACAATACCAACTCGGCAACCTACGCCGACTCGACACTTCTCAATCAGGCAGCCACGCCGGGTGCAGTTCCCATTCCCATTGAAAAGGATAGCAACACCTTGTTATATGTGTGGGCCGATTTTGACGGTATCAACACTACAGCGCTACCGCTTTTCGGGTTTGAATATTCCATTATTCCAGGAGACCCTCTTCCGGCATTTACTGTAGCGATGGACCAGGGACTAGGGACTGGCATCAAGGATACAAACGACGTAACTTTGAGTGCCTCTGAATCATCATTCGTGCTGACAGCCTGTTATCTTTCCGATACCCAGGCACCGGTTGCGGCAACCGTAACCGGTGCCGGAACGGGAACCGTGACCAGCGTTCCCGCCAGCATAGCCTGCGTAGCGGGCACCTGCATGAGCGGTTTCGAAAAGAACAGCCAGGTAACCTTTATCGCGGTTCCGAGCGCAGATTCTTATTTCAAGTCATGGACTGGCGCGTGCACCGGAACCGGTGATTGTGTGATCGCGTCCCTCGATGCAGTAAAATCAGTGGGCGCGGAATTCGCCAAATACCAAGCCATCCGGATAGCGGGAACTACATCTTATTTTGACACTGTGCAAGATGCTTACAACACTGCAACAACCGGAGCCGTACTGGAGGCCATGGCAACCACTTCCGCCTCCCTTGGACCTCTGACCATGAACGCAGCCAAGACCATAACATTGAAGGGAGGTTACAACGGAGATTATACACCCAGTACGACCCTGACGACCACGGTCGGCACGATCACGGTGGCGGCTGGCACATTAATTGCCCAGAATATCGTTGTAAACTAAACCTCATTTTGCTATGTTAGCACACATCCTTACGGGGAAAGGAGCATCACATGAAGAGAAAGGTTACGTTGGCGGTTGCGGCTTCAGTTGTAGCACTTATGCCGGTGATGGCCCAGGCGGCGAATAAGCTGATTGTGAAGGATGCGACAGGCACCACGGATAAGATGGTGGTGACGGATACGGGATATGTAGGGATTGGGACGAATGCTCCGGCAGTTCCCCTGCATCTCAAAGGCACGAATATTAACGATACCAAGATTATCTCTCATTATACTGGCACTACGTCTGGCGGGGGCGGGAACATTCTCATGTTCCACAATAACGATCCCGCAACGAACAACGGTCTACCCCAAGCAAATGACCGTCTTGGCAATCTTATGTTTGGTAGTTACATTGGCTCACTTGGTGTCGCCGGCGCGGGGATTTCTGCATACGCTGACGGTGTATGGACGAATAGCTCGGCGCCGACTTACCTGTCATTTCAGACAGCCCCTGCAGGGACTACGGGAAGAGCAGATCGAATGAGAATTACGAGTGTTGGGAACGTAGGTATTAATACTGTTTCTCCTACCCAAAAACTCGAAGTAAATGGTGGCATCAGAATTAACACAACTGCCACGAAACCTACCTGCAGTTTAACGATTCGCGGTACTATGTGGTTCACTCAAGCAGCCACAGGTGTTGCAGATACTCTGGAAGTATGTGCTAAACAAGCTAATGGTACCTACGCCTGGATGCCGCTTTTCTAATGCCTTGACTGGGAGTCGGTATTGTTTATCATGGGGGGTGGTCGGGATAATGATCACCCCCTATCTTTTTGTTGATCAGTTGGATAGTTTTTTGAATGATTTTGGGAAATTCGCGTAGACGTCGTTGCTGCGTGGGAATGATAAATCATCCTTTTTAAGTACTGAGGTCGGTATGCAGGGTAGTCAGCCAGGTAACAACGGAACAACCAACGAAACCATCAACCTTCTCGATTATCTGGAAGTCCTAGCAAAGCGAAAGAGTCTTATTGTTCGAACGACACTGGCCGTATTCGTGCTCTCTGTTTGCGGGAGTCTCCTCCTGACCAAAATTTACAGCACTACTGCTCTGGTTCTTCCTCCTCAGCAGGACCAAAGCCTGATGGGGTTGATGATTGGGCAAGTGGGTGGCGGAATGGCCAACCTTGCTGGCGACCTGCTCGGTAATGGTACTTCGGCCGATCGCTGTATCGGGATATTGAAAAGCAATGCCGTGAGCGATGATATCATCGACCGGTTCAATCTCATGAAGGTCTTCAACGCAAAGTCCCGCGATGATGTGTACAAGACACTGGGCAGAAAAGTGGACATCGTAGCCGGAAAGAAAGACGGCATCATCTCGATAACCGTCGAAGACAAGGACCCACGGCTAGCGGCAGACATTGCCAATGCCTATGTTGATGAGTTGGCAAAGATGATGATTAACCTCAATGTAACCGGTGCGGTCCAGAATAAGGCCTATCTCGCGGAACAGCTCGCTAAGACAAAGGTCAGCCTGAGCAGTGCGGAAGAAAAGATCAAGGGGTTCAAGGCAAAGAACAAGATGGTAGATGTTACTGAACAGGCAAAGGGTGCTATTCAAGGAATTGCCGATCTGACTGCGCAACTGGCAGCCGAGCAGGTGAAGCTTGCGGTGCTACAACGCTCGCTGACAGATTCCAGTCAAGAGGTCAAAAACCAGAAGGTAGTTATCGATCGACTCAGAGAGCAGATTGCCCATTTCGAGGGCAACGGGAAGGGCGGGGCAATCCCCTCAGTAGGAAGCGTACCGGCGCTTGGTGAAGAGTATCTCCGTTTGATGCGGGATTTCAAGATCCAGGAGTCTTTGGTGGAGCTGCTAACCAAACAGTATGAAATGGCCAAATTGACTGAGGAAATGAACGTTGCAGGTATCCAGGTGATTCAACGTGCTCGAGTGCCGGATAAGAAGGCTAAGCCCAAGAGATCGGCTATAGTGTTGATGGGGACGTTACTGGGATTGATGGGGTCGACTGTGGCAGCCTTCTTGATTGAGTATCGAGAGCGGATGACGATTGAGGAGCGACAACGCTGGCAGTACATATTTTCTCTGGTTAAAGGCGAATAGCCGCTCACGCGGGAAGCACGAGTGATAGTTGACATTTTTGAAAACTGGGCGCTTTATTTCTCCGGCGATGCCTGGAAAGCAGTACTTGAGTTTCTTGCCAATCTGGATGAAAACAGCGCCGATGGCGAGTATCCACTGATAGGCAACGACGTCTTCGCGCGTGTTATGAGTTATCAAACCAAAAGCTCCAATGAGGTCGCGTTCGAGGCTCATAAAGAATATATCGACATTCAGACGGTTCTTGCTGGCGCTGAGGGAATGGCATGGCAACCAGCGAGTAGCATGACGGTATCCCAGCCCTATGATGCCGCCAAAGACGTGGAGTTCTACTTGATGCCGCCGACTTTTTCTCTCCGCGTTGATCTTACCAAAGAGAAGTTCGTCGCTTTTTTCCCCTCTGATGCCCATGCGGGGCAGTTACACGTAGAAGGGATGCCAGCCTGGATAAAAAAAGTAGTAGTAAAAGTGCGGACCTCGTATTACTTGAAAACAAGTATCTCACAATGATGGTGGCCCGAGCCAAAACATACTTGGCAAGCTGTTGGAATTCCCCGACCCTCATGACATGGGGAAGTTTTTTGTCCAAGTCTTTAAGCTTGATTATTGTTCTTCCTCTTCTATTGACCAGACTGAGTGCCGCTGAGATTTCCCTCTGGTATCTCTTTATGACCATGATTGGGCTTCAGGCAATTGTGGATGCAGGCTTCAGTCCCACTTTTATTCGTGTAATTGCCTATGTGAGGGGTGGGGCAGGTATCAGGGAATTGAAAGAATGTCATCATGCTGGCACCGGCACGTTTGATCTCCAGACCCTGAATCAGGTCTACTCGACAATGAGTCGGGTTTATCGCTACCTAGGAGTGATTTGGACCTTTCTACTGCTTGTTGCCGGCACAATCGCCCTGCAACGACCTGTTACTGCGGTCTCAGGCAAGGGCGCAGCCTGGCTTGCCTGGGGGATTATTGTCATCGCCTCAGGCATTTCTTTTCAAGGGGCATTATACAGTTCCTACTTGCAGGGGATGAATCAGGTCGCCCTTGTGCGGAGATGGGAAACCGTAACGTCCCTTGCGGCGATTATGTCCAGTTTTCTCGTATTGCTTGCCGGCGGTGGCCTGCTTGGCTTGGTAATCGCCAATCAGGCGTGGTTGGTTATTAATGTTGCCCGGGATCGATGCCTTGCAAGATGGGCGGAGCATGGGATTCTACGCACATTTGTCCGCCAGCCGTTTAACAGGGACATCTTCGATGCCGTATGGCCGAGTGCGTGGCGTAGCGGGTTGGGTATTCTGATGAGTTATGGGCTGATCCAGGCTAGCGGCATAATTTATGCTCAAATCGGTAATGCCGCCAGTGTCGCTACTTATTTATTGGGACTGCGCCTCATTCAGATGGTCAGTCAGTTTTCACAAGCGCCCTTTTACAGTAAAATCCCGCTTCTTTCCCGGCTTTACGCCGAGGATCGACGCGCTGATCTGTTGCGGGTGGCAAAGAGAGGAATGACTTTTGCTCACTGGACATATGTAACAGGGTTTGTCGGGCTGGGGCTTGCCGGTGCGCCAATCCTTAGCCATATTGGGAGTCACGCGCCTTTTCCCGAAGGATTACTCTGGTCGCTCATGGGGTTGGCTTTCTTCCTCGAGCGTTATGGAGCCATGCATGTCCAACTCTATAGCACAACAAATCATATTATCTGGCATGTAGCGAACGGTGGGATGGGGATTATCTATCTCTTGACCAGTTGCTTACTGCTACAATCTATTGGGGTCTATGCCTTTGTGGTCGGGATGATAGCCGGATATCTCGGGTTCTATTGTTGGTTTGCAGCATACCACTCATACAAAGCCTTTAACCTCAAATTTGTGGAGTTTGAACTACAGACCTCATTTGCGCCTTTTCTGTCGGGCGTACTTGGTTCGTTTCTGATATTCCTTAACTGCAGGTGATCAATGGTATCGAGATTTCTGAACTGTAAAAGCTTCAAGGCTGATCTGAATAAAGTCCAACAACAGTATAGAGCAAGTTTTTTAAAAGCTATAGATGGCGGCGAGATTGTCACCAGCGTGAGGGCTGAATGTCTTTGCGGTAGTGCAGAGCCTGAAAAGATTGCTTCATATGATAGATTCGGACTCCCATTTTCAGCATACATATGCCGCGTGTGCGGATTGATCTTTACAAACCCATATATATCGGAAAGATCGCTTGGCCAATATTACAACACGTTTTACCATCCGTTGACTTTTGGTACGTTGCAGGAGGATATCAACCTCTTCTCAAAAGGCCAGGGTGCTAAAATTTATCAGATGGTAAAACCTTACCTCGCTAAAATGGATTTAAAAATATTTGAAATCGGTGCGGGCAATGGTTCTAATCTGAGAGAGTTTACTGAATCGGCTTGTGCAGATGGGATCAAGGTCGAATCTTATGGCCTGGAATTTAATCAAAAATTTGTAGAGTACGGTTGCAAAACTGGCATCAAACTGACAGACGAAAGTTTGTCTTCATATGTACGCAATTGTAATGAAACCTTTGATATAATAATTTTGTCTCACGTTTTGGAGCATTTTACAGATATATCTTATCAGCTAAAGCTCTTGAGTAAAATTTGCACAGTAGATAGTATAATTTATGTCGGTGTGCCCGGACTATTAGATCTCAAAAACAAATACGTGTATTGTTGTGATTTTATAAAATATCTTACCCATGCACATAATTACAATTTTTCTCTATCATCGTTAAAATATATTATGAATTTATATGGTTATAGATTTATTTGTGGCAATGAAAAGATTGAATCATTGTTTAAGGTAGATCCGCTTTATGGTGATAGTCTAACTCAATGTTGTGAAGCCAATTACCAGGAAATAGTCAATTATTTAAAACAGCTCGAGGATTACAGATTTGTTTACAATTTGATTGCACATACTAACTGGTATTGCAAACGTTTAGTAAGCAAGTTGTCCCGATTGAAAAGGTAAAAGCATGAAAATTACGGCTCTCCTACCCATGAAAGGTCATTCTGAGCGGGTTCCCAACAAAAACATGCGTCTGTTCTGTGGGCGCCCACTGTACCATTGCGTTGCAGGAGTGCTTCAAAAATCAACCTTGGTATCCTCCTTCGTTATCAATACCGATAGTCGTGAGATTGCCGAGGATGCGCGGAGGCACTTTTCGAAAGTGCGCGTGAACGAGCGTCCTGAGCATCTGTGTGGCGACTTTGTACCGATGAACGATATTATCGGCTGCGATCTTTCGGCTTCGACGGGAGAACATTTTCTCCAGACCCATAGCACGAACCCCCTGCTCACAATCAATACGCTTGAGAAGGCCATCAGGGACTATTTTGCCGGAATTGGCGTCTACGACTCACTTTTTTCCGTTACCCGTTTGCAGAGCAGGCTTTACTGGGAATCGGGAGCGCCTGTTAATCATAATCCGCAGGAATTGTTGCGTACCCAGGATTTGCCGCCACTTTTCGAGGAAAACTCCAATTTTTATCTATTCTCCAAAGCCTCCTTTGCTGCCGCCGGAAACAAGAGAATCGGGCTCAGCCCGAAGATGTTTGAAGTCAACAAGCTGGAAGCCGTAGACATAGATGAAGAGGAAGATTTCCAGTTGGCTGAATTGCTATTCAAATCGCGGGTGAGAAAGTAGGGGGGATGATGTCTATCAAGCTAAAACTGAAATCGGGACAACCGGTTGTTGGCTCATGGCTTAATTCGGCAAGCCCGATTATTGCCGAAACAATGGCTTTGACGGGTTTCGATTTCCTGACCGTGGATGTCGAGCACTCTGCCGTTGATCTAGTGCAAACCCAGATACTGTTTCAGGCCATCAGGTCGGGCAATCCGCACTGCGCACCACTGGTCCGGTTGGCAGGTAATACTTATGCCGAGACGAAACGCTTTCTGGATGCGGGAGCGTCGGGGGTCATAGCTCCTTTCATAAACAATGCTGACCAGGCTCGCGAATTGCTCAGAGCGGTCAAATATCCGCCGCAAGGGATGCGAGGGGTTGGCTTTTGCCGGGCTAACGGCTACGGCATGCATCTTCAGCAATCGGTGGCAGTGGCAAATGACGAAACCTTTGTCTGCGTGCAAATTGAGCATATGGATGCGGTGCGCAACATCAACG of Geobacter anodireducens contains these proteins:
- a CDS encoding acylneuraminate cytidylyltransferase encodes the protein MKITALLPMKGHSERVPNKNMRLFCGRPLYHCVAGVLQKSTLVSSFVINTDSREIAEDARRHFSKVRVNERPEHLCGDFVPMNDIIGCDLSASTGEHFLQTHSTNPLLTINTLEKAIRDYFAGIGVYDSLFSVTRLQSRLYWESGAPVNHNPQELLRTQDLPPLFEENSNFYLFSKASFAAAGNKRIGLSPKMFEVNKLEAVDIDEEEDFQLAELLFKSRVRK